ccgcgccgGGCCCCCTCCTCCGCCGCGCCAGGCCAGCTCATCCCGCCTCCCGACGCCGCCAGGTCACCTCCTCCCGCCGCCAGGTCCCCTCCTCCCGCCGTGGCCACCATCCGCCCTGCCTCCAAGCCCCCTGCCAAGGTTAGTTAGGTTAGTGTAGGATTTAGTGTAGTTAATTAGTGTAGGATCTAGTGTAGGATTTAGTGTACGAATTTTAAAAATGAAATTTAGTGTAGGATTTTTTAAAATAGGTTAGAAATAGGCCAATATAGAAGAAAAAAATGTAATGTGCTGCGGTAAAAGTTGTGAAATGTGTGTGTGCCCCGGCCCTCCTCCGATTATAATGTGATAGTAATAGTTGTCAAATAAATTGTGTTCGCTTGCAATAATTAGTAATTCATTTTGTCGCTATGCAGGCGATGCTTCGAGGAGGACACGGGGGGCGGCGTCGCGAGGGTCTCGAGGGCGTCCGGATCTTCTTCGAGGTGGACCCGGGGGGCGGCGTCGCGGGGGTCTTTGAGGGGGCGTCCCGGATCTTCTTCGCCGGCTGTCgatcacgcttcgagggtgagaatccgttcgcctctctcgtacctaggtttttttttggtctagatcaccaagtatgtcgcgttacctaggcgtctcttcccgaccgtaagggttacgcggataaatatgcattagtggtctcgcatattatgaagcgtaactcttacggcatttatcgggacagtcagcggatgcgtagttgggtacgttctccctgctctaccccgatccgagtcaggatttcggcagcgcctccccgttgttctccggatgcacacccctctcggctttttggcgagacgtgtatcgggagagcagcggggaggtgctgccgaaatcctgactcggatcagggtagagcagggagaacgtactcaatctacggatccggcggctgctaggagcccacctagtagagattcaggttgatgcatgcgtaaaAAAGGAAAAATTAAAATGCGGATCATGTTTGATAAAAATTCTAAGTTTGTCTGTTTTGGTGCTggttagaggatggataatcgtgactggatgtacgatggcagaattgGTCCGTGGAAATATACTGaggaatggggagaaaagaccaagcagttcgtggacagagcgtttgacatccctagcagacccaggacagttttttgcccttgtagtaagtgcaacaaccaaaaaacacaggacaaggaaactatgagtctTCACCTGATCAAGTCCGGGTTCAAACCGTCCTACAAGATTTGGACTTTTCATGGAGAAAAGGcgaagaaacgtgctaggaaggaggtgcggcagattcagcCTACGAGAGAATATGATGTTGGGTTTGATAGGTGCCTAgagaacttggctaatggtaatgtgcctgaaagccctcatgtagaggcggagacatctagggatgcggagacaagtgaggagccggaggaaaacacaaagaagtattacgaggctttgtttgcttcgcagaaacccctacacgtaaatacagatgttacccaactagatgccatcgctcgccttttggcctttaagtgccacaggaatctgtgcagagatgggttcgatgaacttctggtcctcgttggcagcattctgccgaaagggcacctcttgccgcaaaacttctactattcgaaaaaattgctcagtgacctcaagatgtcatctcagcagatacacgcttgtccaaagggatgcatgctattcgtagaggagcatgctaacacaaactattgcatccattgcaatagctctaggtactttgaggttgaCACCAATGGTGATGGTCGAAGAGGCggaccacggttgccaagaatatcctccgctatcttccggtccttccgaggatccagcggctcttcatgaccgatgATACTGCCCAACATATGAGGTGGGCTGTAGAAGGGATCAGACCAGACAGtggcaagatgatacatccgtcggatggtactgcatggaagaactttgtcaagaaataTCCCCGAAAGccggtgacccgaggagcgtagcaattgcgatatcaaccgatgggttcaatccatatggtatgtcggctgcggtATACGCTTGTTGGCCGGTGTTTGTTATTCCCCCGAACCTACCCACGGCGTACGCACGAGATCGagtacatgtttgtgtcgatgataatcccaggacCGAAATACCGGGTAAGAACATGAACGTGTATCCGGAACCACCGATTGATGACTTGCTTCTTGGGTGGGAAGATCGCGGGATCCGAACTTATGACGCGGCAAAGAAGGAacacttcgatatgtatgtcCGGTACCACACGTCTCGCATGACTTGCCAAagacgtgctttgttctgcgggtggtgtacacatgggaagtggccttgtccGGAGTGCAGGCAagccgtgactttcttctggctaaacaagggtggcaagtattcctgctttgatgaagctcgacagttccttgagcagAGCCATgaatacaggagtgatgtaaagagctTCAAAAAAGGCCGCGTTGTCCATGCaccgaagccaattccgaagaccggacagaaaccaaggccgagttagacgctctccagcctaaccccgatgggaatggtttcttgggatatggggagacacaccaatggacccACAAGCCGTGCTTCCGGAAGcttccttactttgagtttcggagctcccgcataacattgatgtaatgcacaccgagaagaatatcggtgaagccatttggagcaccatagtggacaccgagaagacgaaggataacataaaggctcgaattgaccAAGAAAAGTTGTGCGATAGGCCGAGTTGAACATGAAGCCACCTCAAGGTGCcaaaaacttggactaagccacacgctccgttcgcctcacaaaggcccaaaaaagggaggtcttccaatggatgaaggactccttgtttttccccgatgggttcgcagccaaccGGATGAGGGGTCTTAACATTGAAacgttgcgagtacaaggaccgaagagtcatgactaccacgtatggattgagcggataatgccggtgatgattcgaggctatgtccccgagaagacttggcgagtgctagcgaggttgagttatTTCTTCCGctgatttgtgctagggagttagacactaaagtgattgagaagctggatgaacaggcacccatgttgctttgcgatctagagaagatctttcctccagcgttctttaatccgatgcaacatatGATCCTCCACCTCGCGAAGGAATGCTTAAAGGGGGGCCGAATtgggccgttggcagtttggtcccgagagagaaacacaaaagcttcgtcgatgaccggcaataaatgcaagatcgaagcatccatagccgaggcagtcccgaacgtggaggtggcaaacttcaccactaagcactatgatcccaacattcccacaaagcacaacccggtcctccgttacaatgccgccaacaatgaagatgtacccaagcttagcatcttcatagggcttggcggcaagtcaagtggctcaagccgtacacaacgaatttacatgagcgggagttgatccactcatatgtcttgaacaccatggtggaagtgaagccgtacatcaagtaagtgctaaccatttagttattcgcaaacattcatcgtatgttcgtggctaactcttcctccgTTCACTGTTGTAGACAATTCACGGCTAAATATTGGAGGTATACCCACAGGGATCCTACCTCGGAAGAATCCAAGGATATTTTCGATAAGGGCGGCGGTCacggtttcagtagctggttctGTGGTTTGGTACTATCCTATCCAAATTTGTTTGTACACTGTCGACATTTCGGCCGACATTTCTTGTTCTAAACTTGTCGTCCTAatcttgtaggcaagaactgacaaagacatgaatcccttgctacgaaaaattgctaggggcttcaACCATTCCGTCGACTCGTTCAATTcttatgacgtgaacgggtatcgcttccagacccatcaatacacaacaagccgtccaaacaagaagacaataaatagcggggtggtatgtcaaggtgatgatggactccattactatggaagagtcgagggtatatacgagctgaattacgggtttgacaaagggctaaatcccgtcgtattcaaatgccattggttcgacccacgccgcgtgagacgggatcctgaaattggattggtcgaagttgaaagaagctctgtttataagggagaggacgtgtacattttggccacccaagccttccaagtattctatctcccgtacgcgtgccgAAACCCGAccaaacgtctacatggatgggatgttgtgatgacggttccttcacgcattaggccacccccgccaaacaaggacgattaccgccaCAGACCCCTCAACAAGGACTCGTTGATttttatcaagaagaagggctccCCGTCATTTCACTATCGACTTGTCGGCCGTTGTTGAtaacatggtcgtagacgatgagcaagaagaagatgcggttatggaggaagacaatgaagaatatgaagctgaggatgtgtgtgccgtagaagaccttagtttgctcgaggcgttcaaagcaggcGTTGACCTAGATCCaaatggaccacctccaggtttcatcgatgattattggttcgctgAGCCTGATGATGATGAAACATGTGGTCCGATTACGGATGTCGACAtaggctactgatctatgtagttgtaattgtgaggctatcctatatatgtactgaactatgtgttatttgtaataaactatgatctatgtagttgtaattgtgaggctatcctATGTAATGTACTATGTgctatttgtaataaactatgatctatgtactgaactatgtgctatttattgttgatttcactaatattcatctgtttacattgcatactaataaaccactcttttcattgtgtttgcaggtgattgaaacatgccgccaagaaaaagaaagggagGTTTCAAAAAGAAGATCAAGGCCGTGGCTGAGCTTGTGGGACTTTCGAGTGGTTCGTCGTCGCAGACACGTCCTCCTAGCGCTCCTCCTAGCCCTCCACCACGGAGGAAGAATGCCCAGCCACGGCGACTTCAGACTTCTTCTCCTAGGCCGCCCCCAGCCGAGGATGTTGACGAGGAGCAGTGGGgtggggaggacgaggaggacggtgaggagcacggtgggcaggacgaggaggccggtggggaggacggtggggaggacggtggggaggacagtggggaggacggtggggaggacggtggggaggacggtggggaggacggtggggaggacctCGAGGAGGATGAGGGGCTGGGGGGTATGCCGCAGGAGCTAGACCCGACCCTAGTTTGGTCTCCGCCGGTGGAGGAGGTGTACGTTGCAGCCGAGGAGAGGCTGGAACCacgggacaagaagccgtataggCGCGGGATTACGAAACTCCCCAAGCTAAAAACTTGGGCCTTCCGCGATGTTGTTCTCGTGCCCATTTGGAAAGAGGTACATGCTGATTTTGGCATTCCATTATTgaaatttttatcattatacatATTTTTATCACATGCATACTGATTTTGGCATTTCGTTGTGCAGCATGTTCAAGTATGGCGACCCGAGGAGGAAGCCGACACGTGAGTACCCGAACATCCTTGGAGGCATAATTAGGAAGCATTTCCTGGGATTGTCAATCTCCCTACCGGTGGCCGCGACGTGGCTTGGACTTGGAAGCACTACAGCTACGCGGAAGATCCTAGCGGCAAGTACGAAAACATGCAAGAGCGGGTTGTCCGCCacttctgggtacgtgacttttggcTTCTTAGCATTCAAACACTTCTTGGCTACCAATAGTTGCTCTAATTCATCTtattttacctatgtgcatggttgcagaaatacttcaagagggctGAGGGCAAGGAAATTGCGTGCGACGTTATCTTACACGAGTTGTGCAGGgtgagggtgactggcatgcactacgaggcacgtgtccagtgcgtccgcgactggcacgccgagCGCAAAGTTTGGATGAGTAAGGCTGATTGTCGGGATACGCTCATGGCACCATGGCAGTACCTGCAGGTATTAGCATCGATGTGTTATTTATTTCCGCATTTTCATGTAGTTTATGTTCTAATAATGGGTCTATCTTGTGTATGTAGCACCCTCCTCGCACGTCGGGAAGACAGGGCGTGCTTTCTTGCGATGGTCATATGGTGGACATCCCGCGAGTACGccggaagcacgaggagggcaagcagAAGCGTTCAGAGATGGGAGGTGGATCACATGTCCTGGGCAGCAAGAACTTGGCCCTTACCTTGCAGGATGAGGTGAGCAAGTGGTTTCTTCATTCTTTCGTTTTATGTTATTGCTAGCCCCGCAAGTGTCTCCCTCTTCACTTAATTGCATgtactcttttgcaggaagtgaaGACAGGCGTGGCACCAAACTTGTTTGGCTTTTTCCAAAAGTCGAAGACCAGGAAGGAGCCGCATCCCGAAACGGGGTCCTTGTGGGTCAACGACCTAGCGGAGGGCTGCAGTGGCGCGTACCGCTCGAAGTTCAAGGACAAGCACGGCGAAGACGCCGACCCAACCACCGAAGAGTTTGACGttgaggttgcggtgcttgcgggacaaggcaagaagggtggccgcctatggattgctgacgggttagtcgacccaagtaccattccatctctacgccagatccgtcgtgggcgtacgagcgagcagcctcgggtagagacccgcccacgggcttcggacctagctatcgagaagttacgggtaagttcttcgtcgatcctctacgcttcattacatgttttccattgcaatgttactgacatcgcggcaacacaacgtaggcggagatggaagaaagggaacggaggcaccaagaggagcagatgcagatgcagcagcagcTTAGGGAGAACATGCAGATGCAGCATCAGATGTTGCAGCAGATGCAACAACAGCAGCAGATGTTCCAGCAGATGTTCATGAACCAGACCGTGCTGACTTCACCACCGGGGAGTAGTGGTCCTAGCACGTCGTGTCCTCCTATGTTCCCACATTTTGTAAGTGGTTAACTTAATATCTCCGTCTCAATCTTGTTTGTTGTCTAACCGAACTTTGGATATTGCAGATCCCCACGCCCGATCCGGCTGTGATGGCGCTCCTCCAGCAAGCGCCAAGTCAGAGCCCGCTGACACCTGGCTTGACCGTCAACAATACGGGCATCATCCGGAGCCTGCAGCAGTTTCTAGGTGAGTTCTCCTACACTTCTAATTCTTCCATACCATGTCACTTGTGAATTTTAGCCATTCaaccatgtcaattttagccagtATGTTCAATTTTACCTATTCCATgttaattttagccattccatgtcatccttagccattatgttgaattttagccatttcatccaaattctagcgattatgttcaattttagccattccatgtcaattctagttcttccatgtcttacatgtcaattttagTCATTCTATGCCACTTATGCATCAACGAAATTGTAGGAGGACAAGGAGGTGGAGAAGGACAAGGAGGTGGAGAAGGACAAGGAGGTGGAGACGGAAATGGAGAAGGTTGATGTTGGTTGTATGAACTTTGTTGTGCAATTCTATGTTGGAGACTTTGTTGTTGGATTGTGCTATTTGGATCATTCTATGTTGTTGGACTATTGTATGGACTATATTATGTATGAACTTTGTTGTTGATGATGTGCAAATACTCTATATGTTATGCTATATATGGATCTGGATATATATTTGTATTTGTGAATTGTATATGCAGGGATTAATGAGAAACAGAAAAAATCTGGAATTTTTTCAGCACCTTTGCCGTgcatatgcacacggcaaagacacatgcacacggcaaagaaggcctttgccgtgcacatacacacggcaaaggttgCCCTGCTGTGCACTGCGCGGCTGGGGCAGTTTCTGCTGTAccatctttgccgtgcggggaGAAGTGGAAGTGCACGGCAACGTCTCCTCTTTGCCGTGCGGGATGGGGGCGGAGCACACGGCAAAGCCGGCCGCACGGCAAACACTCAAGGCGCACGGCAACCACACACGCACGGCAACGCTGTcccagcgcacggcaaagccggttcgcacggcaaaggcctttgccgtgcctCTTCCgcgcggcgcacggcaaagacggcTTTGCCGGGCGGTTCATTGCCGAGCAATCTTTGCCGTGCAAGCGCgctcggcaaaggctttgccgagcATATttgggcctttgccgtgcgttttggcTGCACGGCAACGCACTGTTCTGCCGTAGTGGCGTGTACGTATGCCTAACTTACCTGCCTGTTCATCCTCATTCTGTTGCGTACAAAACCAATCAGCATATACATTTTGTGTTTGCTTCCATCCTCTTCTGCAGTCGCGTTCAAACTGTACGATTTAAGAGGAACTGGCTTCATCGAGAAAGAAGAGGTAAACCATTTACCCACACATTCTACCGCGTAAATCCATGATCTATATCTAAGAGTTTTTCTGAATTTCCCGTTAACACGTTTGACTGAAACTGTCGAAGCAGATTAGGGAAATGGTCATGGCAATTCTCGATGAGGCCAACCTACGTCTCTCGGATTTCGCCGTCGAGGAGATCATCGACAATGTAATTACCAAGATACTTCTTGCCAATCATTCAATCTTCAGAGCTGTTTTCGTTCGTTTTAACATGCATGTACTTTTCGACTGTCAGACATTCAATCAAGCAGACTCGAATGGAGATGGCATGATAGATCCCAAGGAATGGGAGGAGTTTGTCAAGAAAAACCCGGCATGCCTGAGGAACATGTC
This Lolium perenne isolate Kyuss_39 chromosome 1, Kyuss_2.0, whole genome shotgun sequence DNA region includes the following protein-coding sequences:
- the LOC127325675 gene encoding calcineurin B-like protein 4, which translates into the protein MVMAILDEANLRLSDFAVEEIIDNTFNQADSNGDGMIDPKEWEEFVKKNPACLRNMSLPYLEDITTAFPSFVMYSGVEDCSGLK
- the LOC127325659 gene encoding uncharacterized protein; its protein translation is MEERERRHQEEQMQMQQQLRENMQMQHQMLQQMQQQQQMFQQMFMNQTVLTSPPGSSGPSTSCPPMFPHFIPTPDPAVMALLQQAPSQSPLTPGLTVNNTGIIRSLQQFLGGQGGGEGQGGGEGQGGGDGNGEG